In the genome of Pseudorca crassidens isolate mPseCra1 chromosome 14, mPseCra1.hap1, whole genome shotgun sequence, one region contains:
- the GAREM2 gene encoding GRB2-associated and regulator of MAPK protein 2 isoform X2 — MEKLAAGLAGLRWSMGAFPLDLIVSRCRLPTLACLGPGKFKLLEQARDVREPVRYFSSVEEVASVFPDRIFVMEAITFSVKVVSGEFSEDSEVYNFTLHAGDELTLMGQAEILCAKTTKERSRFTTLLRKLGRAGALAGVGGGGGGGGPGGTGAAGGSGGARPIKGKMPCLICMNHRTNESLSLPFQCQGRFSTRSPLELQMQEGEHTVRAIIERVRLPVNVLVPSRPPRNPYDLHPVREGHCYKLVSIISKTVVLGLALRREGPAPLHFLLLTDTPRFALPQGLLAGDPRVERLVRDSASYCRERFDPDEYSTAVREAPAELAEDCASPRRARLCLPAPPRALRPARAPASGPGPPGDGDQEEYVSPDWAGAPEPAAPPAEIPYEELWTHQAAEGFAEGRTRPLPGPDLISFGATGPPHLEPEAAPPPVPPKSEAVKEECRLLNAPPVPPRGGSANGRLSGSPPVPPRFPKLQPVHSPSSSLSYYSSGLQDGAGSRSGSGSPSPDTYSLYCYPCTWGDCKVGESPSRPRPGPLPSTTQPSQASRALVEPLSSGAASLWGADTPVKTYHSCPPPFKPSRPQKRFAPLGALNPFSGPAYPPGPSAASSSGPTASSGPLATSSPAHSPGPGPPGQACSAAASSCCPTSSSSSSERQTPALEPSDPFELGRGSSPEPELLRCQEPRAVRAPGPGPGLLPLGPPKAFEPEGLVLRHVPAPLSPVALQGPEAGRARLLLTQGRLEGPPASPRDGATGWGGRDASSWQPPADLSALSLEEVSRSLRFIGLSEDVVSFFARERIDGSIFVQLSEDILADDFHLTKLQVKKIMQFIKGWRPKI, encoded by the exons ATGGAGAAGTTGGCGGCCGGGCTGGCGGGCCTGCGCTGGAGCATGGGCGCCTTCCCGCTCGACCTCATCGTCAGCCGCTGCCGCTTGCCCACGCTTGCCTGCCTCGGGCCAG GGAAGTTCAAGCTCCTGGAGCAGGCCCGGGATGTTCGGGAGCCAGTGAGGTACTTCAGCAGCGTGGAGGAGGTGGCCAGCGTCTTCCCCGATCGCATATTTGTGATGGAAGCCATCACCTTCAGTGTCAAG GTGGTGTCAGGCGAGTTCAGCGAGGACAGCGAGGTGTACAACTTCACGCTGCACGCCGGCGACGAGCTCACTCTCATGGGCCAGGCGGAGATCCTGTGCGCCAAGACCACCAAGGAGCGCTCACGCTTCACCACCCTGCTGCGCAAGCTGGGCCGGGCCGGGGCGCTGGCCGGggtgggcggcggcggcggcggcggcggcccggggGGCACGGGGGCCGCGGGTGGCAGCGGGGGCGCCAGGCCCATCAAAGGCAAGATGCCCTGCCTCATCTGCATGAACCACCGCACCAATGAGAGCCTGAGCCTGCCCTTCCAGTGCCAGGGCCGCTTCAGCACGCGCAGCCCGCTGGAGCTGCAGATGCAGGAGGGCGAGCACACGGTGCGCGCCATCATCGAGCGCGTGCGGCTCCCGGTGAACGTGCTGGTGCCCAGCCGGCCGCCACGCAACCCCTACGACCTACACCCGGTGCGGGAGGGCCACTGCTACAAGCTGGTCAGCATCATCTCCAAGACGGTGGTGCTGGGGCTGGCGCTGCGCCGCGAGGGCCCGGCGCCGCTGCACTTCCTGCTGCTCACCGACACGCCCCGCTTCGCGCTACCGCAGGGCCTGCTGGCCGGGGACCCGCGTGTCGAGCGCCTGGTGCGCGACAGCGCCTCCTACTGCCGCGAGCGCTTCGACCCCGACGAGTACTCGACCGCCGTGCGCGAAGCGCCCGCCGAGCTGGCCGAAGACTGCGCCAGCCCGCGCCGCGCGCGCCTCTGCCTGCCCGCGCCCCCGCGCGCCCTCCGGCCCGCCCGCGCCCCCGCCTCCGGCCCCGGCCCGCCCGGCGACGGCGACCAGGAGGAGTACGTGAGTCCCGACTGGGCCGGCGCGCCCGAGCCCGCAGCGCCACCCGCCGAGATCCCCTACGAGGAGCTGTGGACGCACCAGGCGGCTGAAGGCTTCGCCGAGGGCAGGACCCGGCCGCTCCCGGGGCCCGACCTCATCTCCTTCGGGGCCACCGGGCCGCCCCACCTGGAGCCCGAGGCGGCCCCGCCTCCAGTGCCTCCCAAATCCGAGGCG GTGAAGGAGGAATGCCGCCTGCTCAATGCCCCTCCTGTGCCCCCCCGAGGTGGCAGTGCCAATGGCCGGCTCTCGGGCAGTCCCCCGGTGCCCCCACGCTTCCCCAAGCTGCAGCCTGTCCActcccccagctccagcctcTCCTACTACTCCTCTGGCCTCCAGGATGG GGCGGGCTCCCGCAGTGGCAGTGGCTCTCCGTCACCGGATACCTACTCCCTCTATTGCTACCCATGCACCTGGGGAGACTGCAAGGTGGGCGAGTCCCCCAGCCGCCCACGCCCGGGACCCCTGCCCTCGACTACGCAGCCCAGCCAGGCCTCCCGGGCCCTTGTAGAGCCCCTGAGCAGTGGAGCTGCTTCTCTCTGGGGGGCCGACACCCCGGTCAAGACCTACCACAGCTGCCCGCCTCCATTCAAGCCCTCCCGCCCCCAGAAACGCTTTGCTCCCCTTGGAGCTCTGAACCCCTTTTCCGGACCTGCCTACCCCCCAGGCCCTTCAGCTGCCTCCTCTTCTGGGCCCACAGCCAGCTCAGGTCCCCTGGCTACCTCCAGCCCCGCTCATTCCCCGGGCCCGGGCCCTCCAGGCCAGGCCTGTTCCGCGGCTGCCTCCTCCTGCtgtcccacctcctcctcctcttcctctgagcGGCAGACACCTGCCCTGGAGCCCTCTGATCCCTTTGAGCTGGGCCGGGGCAGTTCTCCAGAGCCGGAGCTGCTGCGCTGTCAGGAGCCCAGAGCTGTGAGGgctcctgggcctgggcctggccttCTGCCACTTGGACCCCCCAAGGCCTTTGAGCCTGAAGGTTTGGTGCTGCGGCACGTCCCCGCCCCCCTGTCCCCCGTGGCCCTGCAGGGGCCCGAAGCAGGCAGAGCACGACTCCTTCTCACCCAGGGGCGCCTGGAAGGGCCTCCGGCCAGTCCCCGGGATGGGGCCACAGGCTGGGGCGGCCGGGATGCCTCCTCCTGGCAGCCCCCCGCTGACCTGTCTGCACTCTCCCTGGAGGAGGTCTCGCGAAGCCTGCGTTTCATCGGGCTCTCGGAGGACGTGGTGAGCTTCTTTGCCCGAGAGCGCATTGACGGCAGCATCTTCGTGCAGCTCAGTGAGGACATCTTGGCAGATGACTTTCACCTCACCAAGCTGCAGGTCAAGAAGATCATGCAGTTCATCAAAGGCTGGCGGCCCAAGATCTGA
- the GAREM2 gene encoding GRB2-associated and regulator of MAPK protein 2 isoform X1, with protein sequence MEKLAAGLAGLRWSMGAFPLDLIVSRCRLPTLACLGPGEYAEGVSERDILLIHSCRQWTTVTAHTLEEGHYVIGPKIDIPLQYPGKFKLLEQARDVREPVRYFSSVEEVASVFPDRIFVMEAITFSVKVVSGEFSEDSEVYNFTLHAGDELTLMGQAEILCAKTTKERSRFTTLLRKLGRAGALAGVGGGGGGGGPGGTGAAGGSGGARPIKGKMPCLICMNHRTNESLSLPFQCQGRFSTRSPLELQMQEGEHTVRAIIERVRLPVNVLVPSRPPRNPYDLHPVREGHCYKLVSIISKTVVLGLALRREGPAPLHFLLLTDTPRFALPQGLLAGDPRVERLVRDSASYCRERFDPDEYSTAVREAPAELAEDCASPRRARLCLPAPPRALRPARAPASGPGPPGDGDQEEYVSPDWAGAPEPAAPPAEIPYEELWTHQAAEGFAEGRTRPLPGPDLISFGATGPPHLEPEAAPPPVPPKSEAVKEECRLLNAPPVPPRGGSANGRLSGSPPVPPRFPKLQPVHSPSSSLSYYSSGLQDGAGSRSGSGSPSPDTYSLYCYPCTWGDCKVGESPSRPRPGPLPSTTQPSQASRALVEPLSSGAASLWGADTPVKTYHSCPPPFKPSRPQKRFAPLGALNPFSGPAYPPGPSAASSSGPTASSGPLATSSPAHSPGPGPPGQACSAAASSCCPTSSSSSSERQTPALEPSDPFELGRGSSPEPELLRCQEPRAVRAPGPGPGLLPLGPPKAFEPEGLVLRHVPAPLSPVALQGPEAGRARLLLTQGRLEGPPASPRDGATGWGGRDASSWQPPADLSALSLEEVSRSLRFIGLSEDVVSFFARERIDGSIFVQLSEDILADDFHLTKLQVKKIMQFIKGWRPKI encoded by the exons ATGGAGAAGTTGGCGGCCGGGCTGGCGGGCCTGCGCTGGAGCATGGGCGCCTTCCCGCTCGACCTCATCGTCAGCCGCTGCCGCTTGCCCACGCTTGCCTGCCTCGGGCCAG GGGAGTATGCCGAGGGCGTCAGTGAGCGAGACATCCTGCTCATTCACTCCTGCCGCCAGTGGACAACGGTGACAGCCCACACCCTGGAGGAGGGTCACTATGTCATCGGGCCCAAGATTGACATCCCCCTGCAGTACCCAG GGAAGTTCAAGCTCCTGGAGCAGGCCCGGGATGTTCGGGAGCCAGTGAGGTACTTCAGCAGCGTGGAGGAGGTGGCCAGCGTCTTCCCCGATCGCATATTTGTGATGGAAGCCATCACCTTCAGTGTCAAG GTGGTGTCAGGCGAGTTCAGCGAGGACAGCGAGGTGTACAACTTCACGCTGCACGCCGGCGACGAGCTCACTCTCATGGGCCAGGCGGAGATCCTGTGCGCCAAGACCACCAAGGAGCGCTCACGCTTCACCACCCTGCTGCGCAAGCTGGGCCGGGCCGGGGCGCTGGCCGGggtgggcggcggcggcggcggcggcggcccggggGGCACGGGGGCCGCGGGTGGCAGCGGGGGCGCCAGGCCCATCAAAGGCAAGATGCCCTGCCTCATCTGCATGAACCACCGCACCAATGAGAGCCTGAGCCTGCCCTTCCAGTGCCAGGGCCGCTTCAGCACGCGCAGCCCGCTGGAGCTGCAGATGCAGGAGGGCGAGCACACGGTGCGCGCCATCATCGAGCGCGTGCGGCTCCCGGTGAACGTGCTGGTGCCCAGCCGGCCGCCACGCAACCCCTACGACCTACACCCGGTGCGGGAGGGCCACTGCTACAAGCTGGTCAGCATCATCTCCAAGACGGTGGTGCTGGGGCTGGCGCTGCGCCGCGAGGGCCCGGCGCCGCTGCACTTCCTGCTGCTCACCGACACGCCCCGCTTCGCGCTACCGCAGGGCCTGCTGGCCGGGGACCCGCGTGTCGAGCGCCTGGTGCGCGACAGCGCCTCCTACTGCCGCGAGCGCTTCGACCCCGACGAGTACTCGACCGCCGTGCGCGAAGCGCCCGCCGAGCTGGCCGAAGACTGCGCCAGCCCGCGCCGCGCGCGCCTCTGCCTGCCCGCGCCCCCGCGCGCCCTCCGGCCCGCCCGCGCCCCCGCCTCCGGCCCCGGCCCGCCCGGCGACGGCGACCAGGAGGAGTACGTGAGTCCCGACTGGGCCGGCGCGCCCGAGCCCGCAGCGCCACCCGCCGAGATCCCCTACGAGGAGCTGTGGACGCACCAGGCGGCTGAAGGCTTCGCCGAGGGCAGGACCCGGCCGCTCCCGGGGCCCGACCTCATCTCCTTCGGGGCCACCGGGCCGCCCCACCTGGAGCCCGAGGCGGCCCCGCCTCCAGTGCCTCCCAAATCCGAGGCG GTGAAGGAGGAATGCCGCCTGCTCAATGCCCCTCCTGTGCCCCCCCGAGGTGGCAGTGCCAATGGCCGGCTCTCGGGCAGTCCCCCGGTGCCCCCACGCTTCCCCAAGCTGCAGCCTGTCCActcccccagctccagcctcTCCTACTACTCCTCTGGCCTCCAGGATGG GGCGGGCTCCCGCAGTGGCAGTGGCTCTCCGTCACCGGATACCTACTCCCTCTATTGCTACCCATGCACCTGGGGAGACTGCAAGGTGGGCGAGTCCCCCAGCCGCCCACGCCCGGGACCCCTGCCCTCGACTACGCAGCCCAGCCAGGCCTCCCGGGCCCTTGTAGAGCCCCTGAGCAGTGGAGCTGCTTCTCTCTGGGGGGCCGACACCCCGGTCAAGACCTACCACAGCTGCCCGCCTCCATTCAAGCCCTCCCGCCCCCAGAAACGCTTTGCTCCCCTTGGAGCTCTGAACCCCTTTTCCGGACCTGCCTACCCCCCAGGCCCTTCAGCTGCCTCCTCTTCTGGGCCCACAGCCAGCTCAGGTCCCCTGGCTACCTCCAGCCCCGCTCATTCCCCGGGCCCGGGCCCTCCAGGCCAGGCCTGTTCCGCGGCTGCCTCCTCCTGCtgtcccacctcctcctcctcttcctctgagcGGCAGACACCTGCCCTGGAGCCCTCTGATCCCTTTGAGCTGGGCCGGGGCAGTTCTCCAGAGCCGGAGCTGCTGCGCTGTCAGGAGCCCAGAGCTGTGAGGgctcctgggcctgggcctggccttCTGCCACTTGGACCCCCCAAGGCCTTTGAGCCTGAAGGTTTGGTGCTGCGGCACGTCCCCGCCCCCCTGTCCCCCGTGGCCCTGCAGGGGCCCGAAGCAGGCAGAGCACGACTCCTTCTCACCCAGGGGCGCCTGGAAGGGCCTCCGGCCAGTCCCCGGGATGGGGCCACAGGCTGGGGCGGCCGGGATGCCTCCTCCTGGCAGCCCCCCGCTGACCTGTCTGCACTCTCCCTGGAGGAGGTCTCGCGAAGCCTGCGTTTCATCGGGCTCTCGGAGGACGTGGTGAGCTTCTTTGCCCGAGAGCGCATTGACGGCAGCATCTTCGTGCAGCTCAGTGAGGACATCTTGGCAGATGACTTTCACCTCACCAAGCTGCAGGTCAAGAAGATCATGCAGTTCATCAAAGGCTGGCGGCCCAAGATCTGA